The Cicer arietinum cultivar CDC Frontier isolate Library 1 chromosome 1, Cicar.CDCFrontier_v2.0, whole genome shotgun sequence genome contains the following window.
NNNNNNNNNNNNNNNNNNNNNNNNNNNNNNNNNNNNNNNNNNNNNNNNNNNNNNNNNNNNNNNNNNNNNNNNNNNNNNNNNNNNNNNNNNNNNNNNNNNNNNNNNNNNNNNNNNNNNNNNNNNNNNNNNNNNNNNNNNNNNNNNNNNNNNNNNNNNNNNNNNNNNNNNNNNNNNNNNNNNNNNNNNNNNNNNNNNNNNNNNNNNNNNNNNNNNNNNNNNNNNNNNNNNNNNNNNNNNNNNNNNNNNNNNNNNNNNNNNNNNNNNNNNNNNNNNNNNNNNNNNNNNNNNNNNNNNNNNNNNNNNNNNNNNNNNNNNNNNNNNNNNNNNNNNNNNNNNNNNNNNNNNNNNNNNNNNNNNNNNNNNNNNNNNNNNNNNNNNNNNNNNNNNNNNNNNNNNNNNNNNNNNNNNNNNNNNNNNNNNNNNNNNNNNNNNNNNNNNNNNNNNNNNNNNNNNNNNNNNNNNNNNNNNNNNNNNNNNNNNNNNNNNNNNNNNNNNNNNNNNNNNNNNNNNNNNNNNNNNNNNNNNNNNNNNNNNNNNNNNNNNNNNNNNNNNNNNNNNNNNNNNNNNNNNNNNNNNNNNNNNNNNNNNNNNNNNNNNNNNNNNNNNNNNNNNNNNNNNNNNNNNNNNNNNNNNNNNNNNNNNNNNNNNNNNNNNNNNNNNNNNNNNNNNNNNNNNNNNNNNNNNNNNNNNNNNNNNNNNNNNNNNNNNNNNNNNNNNNNNNNNNNNNNNNNNNNNNNNNNNNNNNNNNNNNNNNNNNNNNNNNNNNNNNNNNNNNNNNNNNNNNNNNNNNNNNNNNNNNNNNNNNNNNNNNNNNNNNNNNNNNNNNNNTACTGAATGCTTACtgaacatttatatattttacaaatattttaaaaaccaatcatttttttattatagttattttggtctttacatgTCATTTGGTTGTTGGCAACTACATTTGGATTTCAATTATACTCAACTCTTTGTCTATATATCCTTCAATTTTCATATTACAAActgataattttctttctttaatttatcAGAATTCTAAGACAAAATGGGAATGTTATGTACACTGCAAAAAACAGACTGCCCTTAGACGTCAAAATGGTGGAATGGTTGCAGCCTACTTCATTCTTGGTTAGTTTCACTGATGTTTTTCATCGggttagttaaaactaaagttATATGTATACAAATTCTCAACACACACCTTATGCCTATTAGTGAACATATAGAGGGTCATATGAGTGGTCTTATTTTTCCCTTTTGTGATCTATCATCCAAGTATTCAACCATAGCTGACATTATTTGGGAATCTTActtgaaaatgaatttatttgcaTACTAGAAGACACATGTTTATTACAATCATATGCTAAAGGTTGGAGGATTATTTCCAAGTAGCTATAGTTTATGTCTTTTTTCTTCCCTCAATTTCTTCAACCTTGCAGAGGTTTTCGCTAGGGATGGGGTGTCGTTTTCAACTACTTGTGAAAATCTTCTCCCTGGACCTTGGATAATTGATGACCTtgatactttaaaattaaaatggagcAACAACTCCGGGAAGAAGGTAAGTCTCATATGGTGGaagaaatatacaatttttttgatTCAATTTATGATTCTGAAATATTTTGTCCAAGGGTAGTTTGataatcaattttctttattattgcAGGTTATCATATTTGTTGATAACTATGGTGGAGATATTATTTTAGGTATTTCTACCACTAGAGACTTGTCCTTGTGTTATTTTTCGGGTCGATGAGTTTATGATAGACGTTAGAGTTAAAGAAGTAAGACTAATGTGATCATATACTCATGCTACAAAAAACATTCAGGTGATCAACTTGCAATAGCAAAGGAAACAGGAAGGCGTCTAGGGATGGGGACTAACATGTATCCTTCTTCATCATTGCTTGGTGACAATAAAGATCAATTAGGTGCTATCTCTATTGATGATCTCATTGAGAATTCTCAA
Protein-coding sequences here:
- the LOC105851449 gene encoding damage-control phosphatase At2g17340-like isoform X2; this translates as MVAAYFILEVFARDGVSFSTTCENLLPGPWIIDDLDTLKLKWSNNSGKKVIIFVDNYGGDIILGDQLAIAKETGRRLGMGTNMYPSSSLLGDNKDQLGAISIDDLIENSQLNKDNSSIIIGL
- the LOC105851449 gene encoding uncharacterized protein isoform X1, with the translated sequence MLKVGGLFPSSYSLCLFSSLNFFNLAEVFARDGVSFSTTCENLLPGPWIIDDLDTLKLKWSNNSGKKVIIFVDNYGGDIILGDQLAIAKETGRRLGMGTNMYPSSSLLGDNKDQLGAISIDDLIENSQLNKDNSSIIIGL